A stretch of the Sulfolobus acidocaldarius SUSAZ genome encodes the following:
- a CDS encoding endonuclease III — translation MDIANQLYTKLREEYKIDQKEFISSYICGKTRNVFATILATILSQNSTDKSALIAFSKLNETVGKITPDRIKHVDINTIIDAIRVAGLGNSKARYIKNVAEAINDLDLKAEIDCQKLRDFLTAIEGIGDKTADVVLLTCFRCREFPIDTHIRRVISRLGFLGSSPKYKDISEYFKTRFSSEDLLNLHHLLIAHGRKTCKSRKPLCDKCVIRDYCKYYLHNIKN, via the coding sequence ATGGATATTGCTAATCAACTATATACGAAACTGCGTGAGGAATATAAAATAGATCAGAAGGAATTTATCTCATCGTATATATGTGGAAAAACTCGAAATGTTTTTGCAACTATATTAGCAACTATATTGTCGCAAAACTCTACAGACAAGTCGGCTTTGATTGCATTTAGTAAACTTAATGAAACTGTGGGGAAGATAACTCCTGACAGGATTAAACATGTAGATATAAATACGATAATAGATGCGATAAGGGTAGCAGGACTAGGAAATTCTAAGGCGAGATACATAAAAAACGTGGCTGAGGCAATTAACGATCTAGATCTTAAGGCAGAGATAGATTGTCAAAAGTTGCGTGATTTTCTTACTGCGATAGAGGGAATAGGTGATAAGACAGCTGATGTGGTTTTACTTACATGTTTCAGATGTAGAGAATTCCCTATTGATACTCATATTAGAAGAGTTATTTCAAGGCTAGGATTCCTTGGATCTTCACCTAAATATAAGGACATCTCAGAATATTTCAAAACCCGTTTCAGCTCTGAAGATCTTCTCAATCTTCATCATTTACTGATTGCGCATGGTAGAAAAACTTGTAAATCAAGAAAACCTCTATGTGACAAGTGTGTCATAAGAGATTATTGTAAATATTATTTGCATAATATTAAAAATTAA